In Halapricum desulfuricans, a single window of DNA contains:
- a CDS encoding mechanosensitive ion channel family protein, with the protein MPFSDTIDQTIADVIEFVPVLLGALLILVIGYIVGRILGGIVTRVIRRLGVDSYAEDTAVEELGDGDGDAIANVLGKIVAYYVYFVAIVAAASVLGISELTDMLADIGVFLPIILSALFVLVVGFIVARIIGDIVSGVVDGFNLGELLRETPLEQFGEGEGELGGIVGKLVTYYIYFLTILTVADILRIDALSSLLGDFAGYLPALAAGFIVLLVGIWLAERVADLVTEGGDSRPILVASLAVKVFIYYLTITIVLSTIGINASPLTSLFTTFVVAFFGALALALALGIGIAVGLGGQDFVAENIDGWFGTAKETMTEEQDTTGE; encoded by the coding sequence GTGCCATTCAGCGATACAATCGATCAGACCATAGCTGACGTCATTGAATTCGTTCCGGTTCTACTCGGTGCGCTGCTCATACTCGTTATCGGGTATATAGTTGGTCGCATACTTGGAGGGATAGTCACCCGGGTCATTCGTCGTCTCGGTGTTGACAGCTATGCCGAAGATACCGCGGTCGAAGAACTCGGGGACGGCGATGGTGACGCCATTGCAAATGTTTTGGGGAAGATTGTCGCGTACTACGTCTACTTTGTCGCGATAGTCGCTGCAGCGAGTGTGTTGGGTATCAGCGAACTCACCGATATGCTGGCCGATATCGGAGTCTTCCTCCCGATAATTCTCAGTGCATTGTTCGTCCTCGTGGTCGGATTCATCGTGGCGCGGATTATCGGAGACATCGTGTCCGGCGTGGTTGACGGGTTCAACCTCGGAGAGTTGCTGCGAGAAACCCCACTCGAACAGTTCGGGGAGGGCGAAGGCGAATTGGGAGGTATCGTTGGCAAACTGGTCACGTACTACATCTATTTCCTGACAATCTTGACAGTCGCAGATATTCTCCGCATAGACGCCCTTTCGAGTTTACTCGGCGACTTTGCCGGCTATCTACCGGCGTTGGCTGCTGGCTTCATCGTGTTGTTGGTCGGCATCTGGTTGGCCGAACGGGTCGCAGACCTCGTCACTGAAGGAGGGGATAGTCGACCTATCTTGGTGGCCAGTCTGGCAGTCAAGGTCTTTATTTATTACCTCACGATCACGATTGTGTTGTCCACAATCGGGATTAACGCGTCGCCACTAACGAGTTTGTTTACGACATTCGTGGTGGCGTTCTTCGGTGCGCTGGCGCTGGCGCTGGCACTTGGCATCGGCATCGCTGTCGGTCTAGGGGGCCAAGATTTCGTTGCCGAGAATATCGACGGATGGTTCGGCACCGCCAAAGAGACCATGACCGAGGAGCAAGACACGACAGGCGAGTAG
- a CDS encoding DHH family phosphoesterase, whose translation MTASDSEPGDSGPTVYDLDPRCDREAVEAGELYHATVNGVVEYGVFVDISDQVSGLVHESNLLGDYEVDDKLIVELDDERDNGDLSFVERAPASYTTEAVEYGAGTTVAELDDHVGSTVHLDGTVVGINQTGGPTIFQVRDGTGIVPCAAFEDAGVRAYPEIELDDVVRLTGHVEERNGGVQLEVESLDRLDGATAEQFRDRLDEALEEVAQPHDVDPLVEWSAFEPLYEDLKDVAHLLRRTILEGRPIRMRHHADGDGICASVPLQLALERFVEEVYEDPDAARHMLKRLPSKAPFYELEDVTRDLNFALEDRSRNGQKLPLVLMLDNGSTEEDVPAYENLAHYDIPIVVVDHHHPDPEAVEPLLEAHVNPYLHGEDYRITTGMLSVELARMIAPELTDDLRHVPAVAGLSDRSEAEAMADYLELASEEGYDREQLREIGEALDYATNYLRYDDGGPLITDVLNVDCDDRDRHEELVAFLSDRSERDVQKQLGYASDHLEHERLANDAHLYKIDVENHVRRFSYPAPGKTTGAVHDRKVEETGEPVITIGYGPDFAVLRSDGVRLDIPEMVEQLREEHPGAGVSGGGHLVVGSIKFVRGKRETVLESLIEKMAEAELDADLQSSASLPHDQ comes from the coding sequence ATGACGGCATCCGATTCCGAGCCCGGGGATTCCGGGCCGACGGTCTACGATCTCGATCCTCGATGCGACCGCGAGGCGGTCGAGGCCGGCGAACTCTATCACGCGACTGTCAACGGCGTCGTCGAGTACGGCGTCTTCGTCGACATCTCAGATCAGGTGTCGGGACTGGTCCACGAATCGAACCTGCTCGGCGACTACGAGGTCGACGACAAGCTCATCGTCGAACTCGACGACGAGCGCGACAACGGCGACCTGAGCTTCGTCGAGCGCGCGCCGGCGTCCTACACGACCGAGGCCGTCGAGTACGGCGCCGGCACGACCGTCGCGGAACTCGACGACCACGTCGGCTCGACCGTCCATCTCGACGGAACGGTCGTCGGCATCAACCAGACCGGCGGGCCGACGATCTTCCAGGTGCGTGACGGCACCGGGATCGTCCCGTGTGCGGCCTTCGAGGACGCCGGGGTCCGCGCCTACCCGGAGATTGAACTCGACGACGTGGTCCGACTGACCGGACACGTCGAGGAGCGAAACGGCGGCGTCCAGCTCGAGGTCGAATCGCTCGACCGACTCGACGGCGCGACCGCCGAGCAGTTCCGGGACCGACTCGATGAGGCGCTCGAAGAGGTCGCACAGCCACACGACGTCGACCCGCTCGTCGAGTGGTCGGCGTTCGAACCGCTGTACGAGGACCTGAAAGACGTCGCGCACCTGCTGCGCCGGACGATCCTCGAGGGGCGACCGATCCGGATGCGTCACCACGCCGACGGCGACGGGATCTGCGCGAGCGTCCCGTTGCAACTCGCGCTGGAGCGGTTCGTCGAGGAGGTCTACGAGGATCCCGATGCGGCCCGACACATGCTCAAGCGCCTGCCGAGCAAGGCCCCCTTCTACGAACTGGAGGACGTCACCCGGGACCTCAACTTCGCGCTGGAAGACCGGAGCCGAAACGGCCAGAAACTCCCGCTCGTGCTCATGCTCGACAACGGCTCGACCGAGGAGGACGTCCCGGCCTACGAGAACCTCGCGCACTACGACATCCCGATCGTCGTCGTCGATCACCACCATCCCGATCCAGAGGCCGTCGAACCGCTGCTGGAGGCCCACGTCAACCCGTACCTCCACGGCGAGGACTACCGGATCACCACGGGCATGCTCTCGGTCGAGCTCGCCCGGATGATCGCCCCCGAGCTGACCGACGACCTCCGGCACGTGCCGGCCGTGGCCGGCCTTTCCGATCGCTCGGAAGCCGAGGCGATGGCCGATTACCTCGAACTGGCGAGCGAGGAGGGGTACGACCGCGAGCAACTACGGGAGATCGGTGAAGCGCTGGACTACGCGACCAACTACCTCCGATATGACGACGGCGGGCCGCTGATCACCGACGTGCTCAACGTCGATTGTGACGACCGCGACCGCCACGAGGAACTCGTCGCGTTTCTGTCCGACCGCTCCGAGCGGGACGTCCAGAAACAGCTCGGGTACGCGAGCGACCACCTCGAGCACGAGCGACTGGCGAACGACGCCCACCTCTACAAGATCGACGTCGAGAACCACGTCCGGCGGTTCAGCTACCCCGCCCCGGGCAAGACGACCGGCGCGGTCCACGACCGGAAAGTCGAGGAGACCGGCGAGCCGGTCATCACGATCGGGTACGGCCCCGACTTCGCCGTGCTCCGCAGCGACGGCGTGCGGCTGGACATCCCCGAGATGGTCGAACAGCTCCGCGAGGAGCACCCCGGCGCGGGCGTCAGCGGCGGCGGTCACCTCGTCGTCGGTTCGATCAAGTTCGTCCGCGGCAAGCGCGAGACGGTCCTCGAGTCGCTGATCGAGAAGATGGCCGAGGCCGAGCTCGACGCCGACCTGCAGAGTTCCGCGTCGCTCCCGCACGACCAGTAG
- a CDS encoding poly(R)-hydroxyalkanoic acid synthase subunit PhaE, with the protein MSDDSDTTDSMDEWNQMVDEMNEALAESFDQSMQAQTAFMESWNDVFADSTPDDETLSEGIEGYNEAYEVWMDAAEQMFERSVDAAQGEEVEATEFRDIWLQSANKAFKEVMETSAFAAANGQLVESMLELRQEADDVTQESLGELGFATREDVVEVGERLVELERRQQDLEDKLDRVLDALEE; encoded by the coding sequence ATGAGCGACGATAGCGACACGACGGACAGTATGGACGAGTGGAACCAGATGGTCGACGAGATGAACGAGGCGCTTGCCGAGTCGTTCGACCAGAGTATGCAGGCACAGACCGCATTCATGGAGTCCTGGAACGACGTGTTCGCCGACTCCACGCCCGACGACGAGACGCTCTCAGAGGGAATCGAAGGCTACAACGAGGCCTACGAGGTCTGGATGGACGCCGCCGAGCAGATGTTTGAGCGATCGGTCGACGCGGCCCAGGGCGAAGAGGTCGAAGCCACGGAGTTCCGCGACATCTGGCTGCAGTCGGCGAACAAGGCGTTCAAGGAGGTAATGGAGACGAGCGCGTTCGCGGCCGCGAACGGACAGCTCGTCGAGTCGATGCTCGAGCTCCGACAGGAAGCCGACGACGTCACCCAGGAGTCGCTGGGCGAACTCGGGTTCGCCACGCGCGAGGACGTCGTCGAGGTCGGCGAGCGCCTCGTCGAACTCGAGCGACGCCAGCAGGACCTCGAAGACAAACTCGACCGCGTCCTCGACGCACTCGAGGAGTGA
- a CDS encoding universal stress protein → MVETILIPTDGSEHGQRAAAYAIALAEREGATLHALYVVDTDEFGEPALSSTEVIVAEEEDRGRKVLSAVAEAAGRRGVSVKTTCCHGIPEETIEAHADEIGADLIVLGERGQTHERREGTVTRELREDDDRVVTIGDI, encoded by the coding sequence ATGGTCGAGACGATTCTGATTCCGACAGACGGGAGCGAACACGGACAGCGCGCGGCCGCGTACGCGATCGCGCTGGCCGAACGCGAGGGCGCAACGCTACACGCCCTGTACGTCGTGGACACCGACGAGTTTGGGGAGCCGGCCCTGAGCAGCACCGAGGTCATCGTCGCCGAGGAGGAAGACCGGGGTCGGAAAGTGCTCTCGGCGGTCGCCGAGGCCGCCGGGCGGCGCGGCGTCTCCGTGAAGACGACCTGCTGTCACGGGATCCCCGAAGAGACGATCGAAGCGCACGCCGACGAGATCGGGGCCGATCTCATCGTGCTCGGCGAGCGCGGCCAGACCCACGAGCGACGTGAGGGGACAGTCACCCGGGAGCTACGAGAAGACGACGACCGCGTCGTCACGATCGGCGACATCTGA
- the mutS gene encoding DNA mismatch repair protein MutS gives MDAALGAPEKMAERADDLTPMMAQYFELTREYDDSLVLFQVGDFYEAFCGAAERVARLCEITLTKREDSTGEYPMAGIPIDNAESYVETLLDAGYRVAIADQVEDPDEVSGVVERAVTRIITPGTLTEDELLGGAANNYVAALARENDRYGLAMVDVSTGDAYATGSDSLATIEDELGRFDPSEAIVGPDAPTDPFECMVTPYDERAFTAERARERVGRYFGPPERLLASAAEVRACGALLAYAEYTRGGTGVGEDGQLAYLNHLTRYDPREYMVLDSVALESLEVFGRRSVRSSEGLTLAEAVDETACAMGRRELTDWLRRPLIERDRIEARHEAVAELVGAVRTRERLHERLREVYDLERLISRVSRGRANARDLNSLGSTLAVVPDIRAAIEDSDSRKLRALHDRLDDLPEVRSLLSEAIADDPPPELTEGGVIASGYDETLDELRETERSGKAWVERLEARERDRTGIDSLKVGHNSVHGYYIEVTDANLDRVPEDYQRRQTLKNSERYYTPELKEREDEIVRAEQRADDREYELFVEVRETVAAESERVQRLADALAQLDVLVSFATVAAEFDYARPEIVSEGIDIEAGRHPVVERTEDAFVPNGASLDRDDRVMIVTGPNMSGKSTYMRQIALTALLAQAGSFVPAERARLRLVDRIFTRVGASDDIAGGRSTFMIEMTELAEILEHATEDSLVLLDEVGRGTSTTDGLAIARAVTEFIHDEVGATTLFATHHHELTDVAEQLPAVRNRHFETSREDGEVVFEHEVAPGAAEASYGVEVAGVAGVPRPVVERAAELLEDSETVPLADEGGVPARTNGSGDAERGHEHSDSMAATETDAIRERLREVSIAETTPLEALRLLAELQSKLEAE, from the coding sequence ATGGACGCGGCACTCGGAGCGCCGGAGAAGATGGCCGAACGGGCCGACGACCTGACGCCGATGATGGCCCAGTACTTCGAGTTGACCCGCGAGTACGACGACTCGCTCGTTCTCTTTCAGGTCGGTGACTTCTATGAGGCCTTCTGTGGGGCCGCCGAGCGAGTCGCCAGGCTCTGTGAGATCACGCTCACGAAACGCGAGGACTCGACCGGCGAGTACCCGATGGCCGGCATCCCGATCGACAACGCCGAGAGTTACGTCGAAACGCTGCTCGACGCCGGCTATCGCGTCGCCATTGCCGATCAGGTCGAGGATCCGGACGAGGTGAGCGGCGTCGTCGAGCGAGCGGTCACCCGGATCATCACCCCCGGGACGCTCACCGAGGACGAACTGCTGGGCGGGGCCGCGAACAACTACGTCGCCGCGCTGGCCCGCGAGAACGACCGCTACGGGCTGGCGATGGTCGACGTCTCGACCGGCGACGCCTACGCGACCGGCAGCGACTCGCTGGCGACGATCGAGGACGAGCTCGGCCGGTTCGATCCCTCGGAAGCGATCGTCGGGCCCGACGCGCCGACCGACCCCTTCGAGTGTATGGTCACGCCGTACGACGAGCGCGCCTTCACCGCCGAGCGGGCACGCGAGCGGGTCGGCCGGTATTTCGGTCCGCCGGAGCGACTGCTCGCCAGCGCCGCGGAAGTGCGGGCCTGCGGCGCGCTGCTGGCATACGCCGAGTACACTCGCGGCGGCACCGGCGTCGGTGAGGACGGCCAACTGGCGTATCTCAACCACCTCACACGGTACGATCCCCGCGAGTACATGGTCCTGGATTCGGTCGCGCTGGAGAGCCTGGAGGTGTTCGGCCGCCGGTCGGTCCGGAGTTCGGAGGGGCTGACGCTGGCCGAGGCCGTCGACGAGACCGCCTGCGCGATGGGACGGCGAGAGTTGACCGACTGGCTGCGCCGCCCGCTGATCGAGCGCGACCGGATCGAGGCCCGCCACGAGGCCGTCGCGGAACTCGTCGGCGCGGTCCGGACTCGCGAGCGCCTGCACGAGCGCCTGCGTGAGGTCTACGATCTCGAACGGCTGATCTCGCGCGTCTCGCGCGGCCGGGCGAACGCCCGTGACCTCAATTCGCTCGGCTCGACGCTGGCGGTCGTCCCCGACATACGGGCGGCGATCGAGGACAGCGACAGCCGGAAACTCCGGGCGTTGCACGACCGGCTTGACGACCTGCCGGAGGTCCGGTCGCTGCTCTCGGAGGCGATCGCCGACGATCCGCCGCCGGAACTCACCGAAGGCGGCGTCATCGCGTCCGGGTACGACGAGACGCTCGACGAGCTGCGCGAGACCGAACGCTCGGGCAAGGCCTGGGTCGAGCGACTCGAGGCGCGCGAGCGCGACCGGACCGGCATCGACTCGCTGAAGGTCGGCCACAACTCGGTGCACGGCTATTACATCGAGGTGACCGACGCCAACCTCGATCGGGTCCCCGAGGACTATCAGCGCCGCCAGACGCTGAAAAACAGCGAGCGCTACTACACGCCGGAACTCAAAGAGCGCGAAGACGAGATCGTCAGGGCCGAACAGCGGGCCGACGACCGCGAGTACGAGCTGTTCGTCGAGGTGCGCGAGACCGTCGCCGCCGAGTCCGAACGCGTCCAGCGGCTGGCGGACGCCCTGGCGCAGCTCGACGTCCTCGTCTCCTTCGCGACCGTCGCCGCGGAGTTCGACTACGCCCGCCCGGAGATCGTCTCCGAGGGCATCGATATCGAAGCCGGTCGCCATCCGGTCGTCGAGCGGACCGAGGACGCGTTCGTCCCGAACGGTGCCAGCCTCGACCGTGACGACCGCGTGATGATCGTCACCGGGCCCAACATGAGCGGCAAGTCGACCTACATGCGCCAGATCGCGCTCACGGCGCTGCTCGCCCAGGCCGGGAGTTTCGTCCCCGCGGAACGCGCGCGCTTGCGTCTCGTCGATCGGATCTTCACTCGCGTCGGCGCCAGCGACGACATCGCAGGCGGGCGATCGACGTTCATGATCGAGATGACCGAACTCGCCGAGATACTCGAGCACGCCACCGAGGACTCGCTGGTCCTGCTCGATGAGGTCGGACGCGGCACCTCGACGACGGACGGGCTCGCCATCGCACGCGCGGTGACGGAGTTCATCCACGACGAGGTGGGCGCGACGACGCTGTTCGCGACCCACCACCACGAACTCACCGACGTCGCCGAGCAACTCCCGGCGGTCCGCAACCGGCACTTCGAGACCAGTCGCGAGGACGGCGAGGTCGTCTTCGAGCACGAGGTCGCGCCCGGCGCGGCCGAGGCGTCCTACGGCGTCGAGGTCGCCGGCGTCGCCGGCGTTCCCCGGCCGGTCGTCGAGCGCGCGGCCGAACTGCTCGAAGACAGCGAGACGGTCCCCTTGGCGGACGAGGGCGGCGTCCCGGCTCGAACGAACGGGAGCGGGGACGCCGAGCGGGGTCACGAACATTCGGACTCGATGGCAGCGACTGAAACTGACGCGATCCGCGAGCGCCTGCGCGAGGTATCGATCGCCGAGACGACGCCGCTGGAGGCGCTGCGGCTGCTCGCCGAGTTGCAATCGAAACTCGAAGCGGAGTAG
- the gpmI gene encoding 2,3-bisphosphoglycerate-independent phosphoglycerate mutase, which produces MDVGLVILDGWGLNDDETARDAVRAADTPNFETYWDAGAHNRLEVSGRRVGLPEGQMGNSEVGHLNIGAGRVVKQDTTRITDDIEDGTFFENDELVAAMDYADEHDGAVHLMGLVSDGGVHSRQTHLHALIEMAADRGVEAVTHAFMDGRDTSPTGGEGYLTELQAVIDENGTGDVATVTGRYYAMDRDQNWERTKRAYDAIVDREGDHHAETAVEAATESYERDTTDEFIEPTTIEGGEALEDGDAVIFFNFRSDRARQLTRMLNSIRPEDWEYDLEPPETYYVTMTQYDKTFDVPVAYGPNQPVNTIGEVVSEAGKTQLRLAESEKYPHVTYFLNGGREIEFEGEMREIVQSPDVPTYDHQPEMSCAEVTDTALEYIESDDPDMMVLNYANPDMVGHTGDFDAAVAAVEAVDEQLGRLAEAVMAAGGDLLITADHGNADDLGTEDDPHTAHTLNDVPIIYLDENGTDGSRSVRGGGTLADIAPTMLELMAIDKPDEMTGESLLE; this is translated from the coding sequence ATGGACGTCGGACTCGTAATCCTCGACGGCTGGGGACTGAACGACGACGAAACTGCCCGCGACGCCGTGCGCGCCGCGGACACGCCGAACTTCGAGACGTACTGGGACGCCGGTGCACACAACCGCCTGGAGGTCTCGGGCCGGCGCGTCGGGCTGCCGGAGGGCCAGATGGGCAACTCCGAGGTCGGCCACCTGAACATCGGGGCCGGCCGCGTGGTCAAGCAGGACACCACCCGGATCACCGACGACATCGAGGACGGCACGTTCTTCGAGAACGACGAACTCGTCGCGGCGATGGACTACGCCGACGAGCACGACGGGGCCGTTCACCTCATGGGGCTGGTCTCGGACGGCGGGGTCCACTCCCGCCAGACGCACCTGCACGCGCTGATCGAGATGGCGGCCGACCGCGGCGTTGAGGCTGTCACCCACGCGTTCATGGACGGCCGGGACACCTCACCGACCGGCGGCGAGGGCTACCTGACAGAGCTCCAGGCGGTCATCGACGAGAACGGCACCGGCGACGTCGCGACCGTGACCGGCCGGTACTACGCGATGGACCGCGATCAGAACTGGGAGCGCACGAAACGGGCCTACGACGCTATCGTCGACCGAGAGGGCGACCACCACGCAGAGACTGCCGTCGAAGCGGCCACCGAATCCTACGAGCGCGACACGACCGACGAGTTCATCGAGCCGACGACCATCGAGGGCGGCGAAGCCCTCGAGGACGGCGACGCCGTGATCTTCTTCAACTTCCGGTCGGATCGTGCCCGCCAGCTCACCCGGATGCTCAACAGCATCCGCCCCGAAGACTGGGAGTACGACCTGGAGCCGCCGGAGACGTACTATGTCACGATGACCCAGTACGACAAAACCTTCGACGTGCCGGTGGCTTACGGGCCGAACCAGCCCGTCAACACGATCGGCGAGGTCGTCTCCGAGGCCGGCAAGACCCAGCTTCGGCTCGCGGAATCCGAGAAGTACCCCCACGTGACGTACTTCCTCAACGGCGGCCGCGAGATCGAGTTCGAGGGCGAGATGCGCGAGATCGTCCAGAGTCCGGACGTGCCGACCTACGACCACCAGCCCGAGATGTCCTGTGCGGAGGTGACCGATACGGCCCTCGAATACATCGAAAGCGATGACCCCGACATGATGGTCCTCAATTACGCGAACCCGGACATGGTCGGCCACACCGGGGACTTCGACGCCGCGGTCGCGGCCGTCGAGGCGGTCGACGAACAGCTGGGTCGGCTCGCCGAGGCGGTCATGGCCGCCGGTGGCGACCTGCTGATCACTGCCGACCACGGCAACGCCGACGATCTGGGCACCGAGGACGACCCCCACACGGCCCACACACTCAACGACGTCCCGATCATCTACCTCGACGAGAACGGCACAGACGGCAGCCGGTCTGTGCGAGGCGGCGGCACGCTCGCCGACATCGCGCCGACGATGCTCGAACTCATGGCCATCGACAAGCCCGATGAGATGACCGGCGAGAGCCTGCTCGAGTAG
- the phaC gene encoding class III poly(R)-hydroxyalkanoic acid synthase subunit PhaC — protein MRPVIDAQRQGVEKLAETVELAGVLDDRLETMQEVEVGGTPADVVYEENKLELLHYDPEAAGIDVPEEEREDVPILVVYALINKPYILDLQPDRSVVRRLLEAGHDVYLIDWNEPSRLDQHLTLDDYVNRYIDNCVDVVRERSEQEQINVLGYCMGGTMSTMYTALHAEKVNALGLMATGLYFEETGGVLERWGDEEYYDPSTVIEAFGNVPAEFLDEGFALMDPVQNYVTKYVQFFENLDNEAFVKNFSRMEQWLEEGVDVAGATYEQFLEDIYQGNKLYNNELELDGTHVDIENIDMPVLQILGEYDHLVPPSASKPFNDVIPSEDTRIIEYSTGHVGLAVSSSTHEDVWPEVADWFIERSREQEAVETAAGEENADETADEAAADETTDEVTADETTAEESADGAAGSDVETVEGIGPTYADRLRAAGIETVGDLAGSDPEAVAEAADAPLGRVEDWFEQVA, from the coding sequence ATGCGTCCAGTGATCGACGCGCAACGGCAAGGAGTCGAGAAGCTGGCCGAGACAGTCGAACTCGCCGGCGTACTCGACGACCGTCTCGAGACGATGCAGGAAGTCGAAGTCGGCGGGACGCCTGCTGACGTCGTCTACGAGGAGAACAAGCTCGAACTCCTCCACTACGATCCCGAAGCGGCGGGTATCGATGTCCCCGAAGAAGAGCGCGAGGACGTTCCGATCCTCGTCGTCTACGCGCTCATCAACAAGCCTTACATCCTCGATTTGCAGCCCGATCGGTCGGTCGTCCGGCGGTTGCTCGAGGCTGGACACGATGTCTACCTGATCGACTGGAACGAACCCTCGCGTCTCGACCAGCATCTGACTCTCGACGACTACGTCAACCGCTACATCGACAACTGCGTCGACGTCGTGCGCGAGCGCTCCGAACAGGAGCAGATCAACGTCCTCGGCTACTGCATGGGCGGGACGATGAGCACGATGTACACGGCGCTGCACGCCGAGAAGGTCAACGCCCTCGGGTTGATGGCCACCGGGCTGTACTTCGAGGAGACCGGCGGCGTCCTCGAGCGCTGGGGCGACGAGGAGTACTACGACCCCTCGACCGTGATCGAGGCGTTCGGCAACGTCCCGGCGGAGTTCCTCGACGAGGGGTTCGCGCTGATGGACCCCGTCCAGAACTACGTTACGAAGTACGTCCAGTTCTTCGAGAACCTCGACAACGAGGCGTTCGTCAAGAACTTCAGCCGGATGGAGCAGTGGCTCGAAGAAGGGGTCGACGTCGCCGGCGCGACCTACGAGCAGTTCCTTGAGGACATCTATCAGGGTAACAAGCTCTACAACAACGAGCTCGAACTCGACGGCACGCACGTCGACATCGAGAACATCGACATGCCCGTCCTCCAGATCCTGGGCGAATACGATCACCTCGTCCCGCCGTCGGCGAGCAAGCCGTTCAACGACGTGATTCCGAGCGAGGACACCCGCATCATCGAGTACTCGACGGGACACGTCGGCCTCGCCGTCTCCTCGAGCACCCACGAGGACGTCTGGCCCGAGGTCGCCGACTGGTTCATCGAGCGCTCCCGCGAGCAGGAAGCCGTGGAAACCGCGGCTGGGGAAGAGAATGCAGACGAGACGGCCGACGAGGCGGCTGCAGACGAAACGACCGACGAGGTAACTGCAGACGAAACGACTGCCGAGGAGAGTGCAGACGGGGCGGCTGGCTCCGACGTCGAGACTGTCGAGGGCATCGGCCCGACCTACGCCGACCGTCTTCGCGCGGCCGGCATCGAGACCGTCGGAGACCTGGCTGGATCGGATCCCGAGGCGGTCGCCGAGGCCGCCGACGCGCCGCTCGGTCGCGTCGAAGACTGGTTCGAACAGGTCGCCTGA
- a CDS encoding DUF7522 family protein, translating to MTEILSETLADELVSIARTATGDSLRSVTYFNRSNFEQLYLRSDLERDADLDTFVGHEWRGYRDTTNAYQATETELGAYRYTIRAFENGYLLRVGTERSSVLLTTDDVTMQEFEEVAEAVSRSLESHSESSDHE from the coding sequence ATGACAGAGATCCTCTCGGAGACGCTGGCCGACGAACTCGTCTCGATCGCGCGCACGGCGACCGGCGACAGCCTGCGCTCGGTGACGTATTTCAACCGGTCGAACTTCGAGCAGTTGTATCTCCGCAGCGACCTCGAACGCGACGCCGATCTCGACACGTTCGTCGGCCACGAGTGGCGCGGCTACCGCGACACCACCAACGCCTATCAGGCGACCGAGACCGAACTCGGCGCCTACCGGTACACCATTCGGGCGTTCGAGAACGGCTACCTGCTGCGGGTCGGCACCGAGCGCTCGAGCGTCCTGCTGACGACCGACGACGTCACCATGCAGGAGTTCGAGGAAGTGGCCGAAGCCGTCAGTCGCAGTCTGGAATCCCATTCCGAGTCGAGCGATCACGAGTAA
- a CDS encoding Mov34/MPN/PAD-1 family protein produces the protein MRLFRNSGIIGIAESALTFALEASRDSHPNEYMGLLRGEDARKLGLEESGTVLTDVLIIPGTESNPVSATVKTSMVPNDMRAAGSVHSHPNGVLRPSDADLATFTKGDVHIIVGAPYERDDWQAFDREGEPIDLPVLDVDPPEEEFFDFTQEDIDRELLPSEEDDRGGWLF, from the coding sequence ATGCGGCTGTTCCGTAACTCGGGGATCATCGGCATCGCCGAGTCAGCACTCACGTTCGCGCTCGAGGCCTCCCGGGACAGTCATCCCAACGAGTACATGGGGCTGCTCCGGGGGGAAGACGCCCGCAAACTCGGCCTCGAAGAGTCGGGGACGGTCCTGACGGACGTGCTGATCATCCCCGGGACGGAATCGAACCCCGTTAGCGCGACAGTCAAGACGAGCATGGTTCCCAACGACATGCGCGCGGCGGGATCGGTCCACTCCCATCCCAACGGCGTCCTCCGGCCCAGCGACGCCGACCTCGCCACCTTCACCAAGGGCGACGTCCACATCATCGTCGGCGCGCCCTACGAACGCGACGACTGGCAGGCGTTCGATCGGGAGGGCGAGCCGATCGATCTGCCGGTGCTTGACGTCGACCCGCCCGAAGAGGAGTTCTTCGATTTCACCCAGGAGGACATCGACCGCGAGCTGCTGCCCAGCGAAGAGGACGACCGCGGCGGGTGGTTGTTTTGA